A DNA window from Bubalus bubalis isolate 160015118507 breed Murrah chromosome 20, NDDB_SH_1, whole genome shotgun sequence contains the following coding sequences:
- the LOC102406542 gene encoding myeloid-associated differentiation marker isoform X5 — protein MPTRSTSPDDDLVFGVCCCLRLPQLFSTCVAFSLVADMGIWRGAIGNWSMSFWCICFAMTLIICIVDLSRADSEFPFFWCNISVTYACYAALICLSASIIYSITYVQFVPYGPYRDRAIAATAFSCIASVLYVIEVAGIWDCYELQETFFYVHTMRALLKVLETFVAGVIFAFLSNTSLYLHQPALEWCVAVYSICFILAAVVLLLDLAEWKYMLPRPFSIFQLVLSLLSVLLYISALVLWPLYQFSEEFGGQPQRSSDEDCMEELTYDMCTWDQRLAVAVLTAVNLLVYMADLGYWARQVSVGTEDQPRDSQEVSSPNSNIL, from the coding sequence GTGCTGCTGCCTCCGCCTGCCGCAGCTCTTCTCCACCTGCGTGGCCTTCTCGCTCGTGGCTGACATGGGCATTTGGAGAGGGGCCATAGGTAACTGGTCCATGTCCTTCTGGTGCATCTGTTTCGCCATGACCCTCATCATCTGCATAGTCGATTTAAGCAGGGCCGATTctgaatttcctttcttctggtgCAACATCTCTGTCACCTACGCCTGCTACGCTGCCCTCATCTGCCTCTCGGCCTCCATCATCTACTCCATCACCTATGTCCAGTTCGTGCCTTATGGTCCTTACAGGGACCGGGCCATTGCCGCCACtgctttctcctgcattgcatctgTGCTGTATGTCATAGAGGTGGCCGGGATATGGGACTGTTATGAGCTCCAGGAGACCTTCTTCTATGTGCACACCATGCGAGCCCTGCTGAAGGTGCTGGAGACCTTCGTGGCCGGTGTCATCTTTGCCTTCCTCAGCAACACCTCCCTGTACCTGCACCAGCCGGCCCTGGAGTGGTGTGTGGCCGTGTACTCCATCTGCTTCATCCTGGCAGCTGTGGTCCTCCTGCTGGACCTGGCTGAATGGAAATACATGCTGCCCAGGCCCTTCTCCATTTTCCAGCTAGTGCTCAGCCTGCTCTCTGTCCTCCTCTATATCAGTGCTCTGGTCCTCTGGCCACTCTACCAGTTCAGCGAGGAGTTCGGCGGGCAGCCCCAGAGGTCCAGTGATGAGGACTGCATGGAAGAGCTCACCTATGACATGTGCACCTGGGACCAGCGCCTGGCTGTGGCCGTCCTGACAGCCGTCAACCTGCTGGTTTACATGGCCGACCTGGGGTACTGGGCTCGCCAGGTCTCTGTAGGGACTGAGGACCAGCCCAGGGACTCACAGGAGGTATCCTCACCGAACTCTaacatcctctga